The Microcaecilia unicolor chromosome 6, aMicUni1.1, whole genome shotgun sequence genome includes a window with the following:
- the ENGASE gene encoding cytosolic endo-beta-N-acetylglucosaminidase has translation MEAPEGAGGELERGRPGPSGSSDASVASTTVNILERIHYEPVPLSARHHDRDTTEPISFYLSNLEELLAWKPTNQDIFNIAVMPLAKRLPSLESQRPRTLVCHDLMGGYLQDRFIQGSDAQDFFTFYHWQYIDIFVYFSHHMFTLPPVCWTNAAHKHGVSVLGTFITEWDSGAKVCESFLAGEESAFRAVADQMVRVAQFYRFDGWLINIENLLSVVAVKNAPCFLRYLTEQLRKHVPGGLVLWYDSVVQDGELKWQNELNEKNRVFFDSCDGMFTNYNWTEQHLNQMLPLVAERRVDVYVGVDVFARGSVVGGHFDTNKSLQLIRKYGFSAAIFAPGWVYECLDKKNFLQNQNKFWSLLQKYLPIHSICTLPLVTSFCIGCGNKRFSYGKEEDVGSWCNLNVQETQPLFVDHTQDAGTGGWVRSQICPKDAWHGGSSLLVQGTIPSDAKAVSVRLFSLQVPSPPKLLISMVYKLEEQSKVSVTLELMTRDLQTCQIGNISDLTVQGTTHHLEPRLGPQCDPPEPGIRTQLQQQHHPVLESHAFFGGCGQQSSSGWAQHCYELELQDCLLQDLSLKVSRLPSSLQKENFTCRLGELRVLDAGSLSAPLRAVCSLRAHHFLWRRGSYDPSFQDLQLYLSVTLQWAYPMEYVRQFRVYGRGVVCHRTAVPSHTEQPHLIGLAYANIYRVVDLAVPPICTGKHGRLEFLVQPVTKEGFAVDQSNWGRLVLEYTDETHTQV, from the exons CCAGACATCATGACAGAGACACCACTGAGCCAATCAGCTTCTACCTCTCAAACCTGGAAGAGCTTCTGGCTTGGAAACCCACCAACCAGGATATATTTAACATCGCTGTAATGCCATTGGCTAAACGCCTGCCTTCACTTGAGAGCCAAAGGCCAAGGACCTTAGTGTGCCATGATCTGATGGGAGGCTACCTTCAGGACAG ATTTATCCAGGGTTCAGATGCGCAAGACTTCTTCACCTTCTATCACTGGCAGTACATCGACATCTTTGTGTACTTCAGTCATCATATGTTCACCCTGCCCCCTGTTTGTTGGACCAACGCTGCTCATAAACATGGGGTCTCTGTCCTCG GGACATTCATCACAGAATGGGACTCGGGTGCAAAAGTGTGCGAGTCCTTTCTTGCTGGCGAAGAGTCTGCGTTTCGTGCCGTGGCGGATCAGATGGTGCGGGTGGCGCAGTTTTACCGGTTTGATGGTTGGCTGATCAATATAGAGAACCTGCTGAGT GTTGTGGCAGTGAAAAACGCTCCATGTTTCTTGCGCTACCTAACGGAACAGCTGAGAAAGCATGTGCCAGGTGGTCTGGTGTTGTGGTATGACAGCGTTGTACAGGATGGAGAGCTGAAATGGCAGAATGAACTGAATGAGAAGAACAG AGTGTTTTTCGACTCTTGTGATGGAATGTTCACTAACTACAACTGGACGGAGCAGCATCTGAATCAGATGTTGCCGCTGGTGGCAGAGCGGCGAGTGGATGTGTATGTTGGCGTGGACGTGTTTGCACGAGGCAGTGTTGTCGGGGGCCACTTTGACACTAATAAG TCTCTGCAGCTGATCCGCAAGTATGGCTTCTCTGCTGCAATCTTCGCTCCTGGCTGGGTCTATGAATGTCTGGACAAGAAGAACTTCCTACAGAATCAGAACAA atTCTGGAGCCTCCTGCAGAAATATCTACCTATTCATAGCATCTGCACCCTGCCCTTGGTCACCTCTTTTTGCATTGGCTGTGGAAACAAACGCTTCTCCTACGGAAAG GAAGAGGACGTGGGAAGCTGGTGTAATCTGAACGTGCAGGAGACCCAGCCTCTCTTTGTGGACCACACACAGGATGCGGGGACAGGCGGCTGGGTGAGGTCCCAAATCTGCCCCAAGGATGCTTGGCATGGAGGTAGCTCCTTGCTGGTGCAGGGTACAATCCCCTCTGATGCAAAAGCTGTTTCTGTAAG GCTTTTTTCACTGCAGGTACCCTCTCCTCCCAAACTCCTCATTTCCATGGTGTATAAGTTGGAGGAGCAGAGCAAGGTCAGCGTCACTCTAGAACTGATGACCCGGGACCTCCAAACCTGTCAAATTGGTAACATCTCAGACCTCACAG TTCAGGGTACTACACATCATCTGGAGCCTAGACTGGGCCCCCAGTGCGATCCTCCGGAGCCTGGTATAAGGACCCAGTTGCAGCAGCAGCATCATCCGGTGTTGGAGTCCCATGCATTCTTTGGTGGATGTGGGCAGCAGAGTTCCAGCGGCTGGGCCCAGCA TTGTTATGAGTTGGAGCTGCAGGACTGCCTCCTCCAGGATCTCTCTCTTAAAGTCTCACGGCTGCCGTCCAGCCTGCAGAAGGAGAACTTCACCTGCCGCTTGGGAGAGCTCAGG GTGCTGGATGCTGGCAGCCTGAGCGCTCCCTTGCGGGCTGTGTGCAGTCTCCGTGCTCATCACTTTCTCTGGCGACGAGGTTCCTATGATCCCAGCTTCCAGGACCTGCAGCTCTATCTGAGCGTCACGCTGCAGTGGGCCTACCCGATGGAGTACGTTCGACAGTTCCGCGTCTACGGCCGGGGGGTCGTGTGCCATCGCACTGCAGTTCCATCCCATACTGAACAGCCACATCTGATCGGCTTGGCGTATGCTAATATTTACCGGGTGGTGGACCTGGCAGTTCCACCCATCTGCACTGGCAAACACGGTCGCTTAGAGTTCTTAGTGCAGCCGGTCACAAAGGAAGGATTTGCCGTGGACCAGTCGAACTGGGGGAGGCTGGTGCTGGAGTATACAGATGAGACTCACACACAGGTCTGA